The Pelagibacterium halotolerans B2 genome has a segment encoding these proteins:
- a CDS encoding CsbD family protein, whose protein sequence is MHKDEVKGAGNKARGAVKEVVGRTTNNKKLQAEGKMDRARGDIEQKAGKVKDAIRKH, encoded by the coding sequence ATGCACAAAGACGAAGTCAAAGGCGCCGGAAACAAGGCGAGGGGAGCGGTCAAGGAAGTGGTGGGCAGGACCACCAACAACAAGAAACTCCAGGCCGAAGGAAAGATGGACAGGGCCAGGGGCGATATCGAGCAAAAGGCCGGCAAGGTAAAGGACGCGATCCGCAAGCACTGA
- a CDS encoding MerR family transcriptional regulator has protein sequence MERYTVKQVAQMARISIRTLHHYDNIGLLKPAHIGENGYRYYGRAELLRLQQILIHRELDIPLAQIGAILDDPAFDRLAALESQRIRVVEQAGRLTSMLRTIDRTIAEIKGDRAMKDADLYSGVVDPQKQAEYEAWLEQRFGPDIKTDIAVSLRRMDQLSDAKRQAAMDELRTIEEGLAEALRKGIPPQSHALESMIARHWNWVQSSWNQPAPVSAYAGLADVYLAHPDFVARYESIETGFAQYLAAAMKSWAARQQ, from the coding sequence ATGGAACGATACACCGTCAAACAGGTGGCGCAGATGGCCCGGATTTCGATCCGGACATTGCATCATTATGACAATATCGGCCTGCTCAAGCCTGCCCATATTGGTGAGAACGGCTACCGCTATTACGGCCGCGCGGAATTGCTGCGCCTGCAGCAGATCCTGATCCATCGCGAGCTGGATATTCCCCTTGCCCAGATCGGGGCCATCCTCGATGACCCGGCATTCGATCGTCTGGCCGCGCTGGAGAGCCAGCGCATCCGGGTTGTCGAGCAGGCGGGCCGGCTCACCTCCATGCTCAGGACGATCGACCGCACGATCGCCGAAATCAAAGGAGATCGCGCCATGAAGGACGCCGATTTGTATTCAGGGGTGGTCGACCCCCAAAAGCAGGCCGAATACGAAGCCTGGCTCGAACAGCGGTTCGGGCCGGACATCAAGACCGATATCGCTGTCTCCCTCCGCAGGATGGACCAGCTTTCCGACGCGAAACGGCAGGCTGCGATGGACGAATTGCGAACCATCGAGGAAGGACTCGCCGAAGCGCTTCGCAAGGGCATCCCGCCGCAATCGCACGCCCTGGAATCGATGATCGCCCGCCACTGGAACTGGGTGCAATCGAGCTGGAACCAGCCGGCGCCGGTTTCGGCCTATGCGGGGCTTGCCGATGTCTATCTGGCCCATCCCGACTTCGTTGCGCGCTATGAAAGCATAGAGACCGGGTTTGCCCAATATCTTGCGGCGGCGATGAAAAGCTGGGCGGCGCGGCAGCAATGA
- a CDS encoding EF-hand domain-containing protein, translating into MNKTVLSLAALIGLSATGGALAQGLDFNSLDANADGAISMEELQVAIPDLTPESFAMLDTDADGALSSEEFAALIPATEAPANTMEAPAVDGAVEAPLAQ; encoded by the coding sequence ATGAACAAGACAGTTCTTTCCCTTGCCGCGCTTATTGGCCTTTCTGCTACCGGCGGCGCGCTTGCCCAGGGCCTCGATTTCAACTCGCTCGATGCCAATGCCGATGGCGCCATAAGCATGGAAGAGTTGCAGGTCGCGATCCCCGATCTCACGCCGGAGAGCTTTGCCATGCTCGATACCGATGCAGACGGTGCGCTGTCGTCTGAGGAATTCGCGGCCCTTATACCGGCCACCGAAGCTCCGGCAAACACCATGGAAGCGCCGGCGGTTGATGGTGCCGTCGAAGCGCCCCTGGCGCAGTAA
- a CDS encoding LysM peptidoglycan-binding domain-containing protein, with protein sequence MPITTKHGLACLALLAATLPASAATVTVQSGDTLSSIAARELGNDRLWPALCEANADVLEGNCDRLPIGTVISLPGQSEPEPTQATDETPAQPASEASAEPDVEPAAQEAVEPVAEPETEAPAESGTESPDLPGTYVAAWSDLPDPVIPRGFTVERRDDALRLSGSTENTYSTGRTGGIAFRLPDAVEQAVSGKTIRIHILAVPVGGASADIEAAYSTNEVGNSGWRPITVGDGPAMFRYAVREIEQGKGDFVGIFPDPEGTGQVIDLLALSIEIVD encoded by the coding sequence ATGCCGATAACGACCAAGCACGGGCTGGCTTGTCTGGCGCTTCTCGCCGCCACTCTTCCGGCTTCCGCCGCCACCGTCACTGTTCAATCGGGTGATACCCTCTCGTCCATTGCAGCCCGCGAACTGGGCAACGACCGCCTCTGGCCGGCCCTGTGCGAGGCGAATGCCGATGTGCTTGAAGGCAATTGCGACAGACTGCCCATAGGCACCGTGATCTCCCTGCCGGGCCAATCCGAACCCGAGCCGACCCAAGCGACGGACGAAACGCCGGCGCAACCGGCATCCGAAGCATCCGCTGAACCCGATGTGGAACCGGCCGCCCAAGAAGCTGTCGAACCCGTTGCGGAACCGGAAACCGAAGCGCCCGCCGAATCAGGCACTGAAAGCCCTGATCTGCCAGGCACTTATGTCGCGGCATGGAGCGACCTTCCCGATCCGGTCATTCCCAGAGGCTTCACTGTCGAACGGCGCGATGACGCACTTCGCCTTTCCGGCAGTACCGAAAATACCTATTCGACCGGCAGAACCGGCGGCATAGCGTTTCGCTTGCCCGACGCGGTGGAACAGGCGGTAAGCGGAAAGACGATCCGCATTCATATTCTTGCCGTCCCCGTCGGGGGCGCCAGTGCCGATATCGAAGCTGCCTATTCCACAAACGAAGTCGGAAACAGCGGCTGGCGCCCGATAACCGTCGGCGATGGCCCAGCCATGTTCCGCTATGCGGTCAGAGAGATCGAGCAGGGCAAAGGAGATTTTGTCGGCATTTTTCCCGACCCTGAGGGCACAGGACAGGTCATCGATCTTCTGGCGCTCTCGATCGAGATTGTGGACTGA
- the gpt gene encoding xanthine phosphoribosyltransferase, protein MTPQNKSFPVSWDQFHRDSRALAWRLTSEGPFHSIVAITRGGLVPAAIIARELNIRVIESVSVKSYDHQSQGKISVLKAINSDLIAADTSGEKLLIIDDLVDTGATARAVRDMLPNAHFATVYAKPQGREMVDSFITEVSQDTWIFFPWDLDFTYAAPIAGGTD, encoded by the coding sequence ATGACCCCGCAGAACAAATCCTTCCCGGTCTCCTGGGATCAGTTTCACCGTGATTCCCGGGCGCTTGCCTGGCGGCTGACGAGCGAAGGGCCTTTCCATTCGATCGTCGCGATTACCCGTGGTGGCCTCGTGCCTGCCGCGATCATCGCCCGCGAGCTCAACATAAGGGTGATCGAAAGCGTCTCGGTCAAATCCTACGACCATCAAAGCCAGGGCAAGATTTCAGTGCTCAAGGCAATCAATTCCGATCTGATCGCTGCCGACACATCGGGCGAAAAACTGCTCATCATCGACGATCTCGTCGATACCGGCGCCACGGCCCGCGCGGTGCGCGACATGCTGCCCAACGCCCATTTCGCGACCGTTTACGCCAAGCCGCAGGGGCGCGAGATGGTCGACAGCTTCATCACAGAGGTCAGCCAGGACACCTGGATTTTCTTCCCGTGGGATCTGGACTTCACCTATGCGGCGCCCATAGCGGGCGGCACCGACTGA
- a CDS encoding competence/damage-inducible protein A, producing MSSSVVTAGLIVIGDEILSGRTKDVNIATTAQFCTDLGIELREVRIVSDDTDAIIEAVNALRARYRYVFTTGGIGPTHDDITADAIAKAFGVDLPINDQARAMLEARWAESGTPATPARLRMARIPVGADLIVNAVSAAPGFRIGNVHVMAGVPKIMQAMLEAIAPTLEGGRKVESRTVAAAVGEGAVGDPLGEIQSRYEDVKIGSYPQMGNTHVMTYLVLRSHDIERLERATADVQALVDRLHAEKNIVLPKEPYA from the coding sequence ATGTCCTCATCTGTCGTTACAGCCGGTCTCATCGTCATCGGAGATGAAATCCTCTCGGGACGGACAAAGGACGTCAATATTGCCACCACGGCGCAGTTCTGCACCGATCTGGGGATCGAGTTGCGGGAAGTGCGGATCGTATCGGACGATACCGACGCGATCATTGAGGCGGTCAACGCGCTGCGTGCCCGCTATAGGTATGTTTTCACCACCGGCGGGATCGGGCCTACCCATGACGATATCACCGCCGATGCCATAGCGAAGGCGTTCGGGGTCGATTTGCCGATCAATGACCAAGCGCGCGCCATGCTCGAAGCGCGCTGGGCCGAAAGCGGTACACCCGCGACGCCGGCCCGGCTGCGCATGGCGCGCATTCCGGTCGGGGCCGATCTGATCGTCAATGCCGTTTCAGCCGCTCCGGGTTTCCGCATCGGCAATGTGCATGTGATGGCGGGCGTGCCCAAGATCATGCAAGCCATGCTCGAAGCGATTGCGCCAACGCTTGAAGGTGGTCGCAAGGTGGAAAGCCGCACGGTGGCTGCTGCCGTGGGAGAGGGCGCGGTCGGCGACCCGCTGGGGGAAATTCAATCGCGCTATGAGGACGTCAAGATCGGGTCCTATCCGCAGATGGGGAATACCCATGTGATGACCTATCTCGTCTTGCGCAGTCACGATATTGAACGGCTCGAACGGGCCACAGCGGACGTGCAGGCGCTTGTCGACCGTCTTCACGCCGAAAAGAACATCGTTTTGCCCAAGGAACCTTACGCATGA
- a CDS encoding DUF3088 domain-containing protein, with protein sequence MTRDKLFLLRPDFEDPAYPGQRFYCWHCALLEGVLASFPALAEKLDIERVEWPRPRHPVIAMVGEANQSLPLLVLANGQTSERQSGTFEGRAFINDKDRILVALSERHGFPHPHP encoded by the coding sequence ATGACCCGAGACAAGCTTTTTCTCCTCCGGCCGGACTTTGAGGACCCTGCCTATCCTGGCCAGCGGTTTTATTGCTGGCACTGTGCACTGCTCGAAGGCGTACTCGCGTCATTCCCCGCACTGGCAGAGAAGCTCGATATCGAACGCGTCGAATGGCCCAGACCGCGCCACCCGGTGATTGCAATGGTCGGCGAGGCCAACCAGTCCCTGCCGCTTCTCGTGCTCGCCAATGGCCAGACATCGGAACGCCAGTCCGGCACGTTCGAGGGCCGGGCCTTCATCAACGACAAGGACCGGATTCTGGTCGCGCTTTCGGAACGCCACGGCTTTCCCCATCCGCACCCGTGA
- the sfsA gene encoding DNA/RNA nuclease SfsA: MHFPSPLVRGTLIRRYKRFLADVTLETGEILTAHCANPGAMTGLAMPGLPVWLSKSDDPKRKLAYSLELVELPTGIVGINTAHPNRIVGEALRARAIPELAAYDCVRPEVRYAEKSRVDFLLTGEGLPDCYLEVKNVHLVRAAGLAEFPDSVTTRGARHLADLARMVDEGHRAIMLYLVQRGDCTQFTLAADIDGAYARAFGDARAAGVEALCYATDITSQAITLGTPLPIRE, encoded by the coding sequence ATGCATTTTCCCTCTCCCCTCGTTCGCGGCACACTCATAAGGCGCTACAAGCGCTTTCTCGCCGATGTGACTCTGGAGACAGGAGAAATCCTCACCGCCCACTGCGCCAATCCCGGCGCGATGACCGGGCTGGCCATGCCGGGCCTGCCCGTCTGGCTCTCGAAATCGGACGACCCCAAGCGCAAGCTTGCCTATTCGCTCGAACTGGTCGAACTGCCCACCGGCATCGTGGGCATCAACACAGCCCACCCCAACCGCATCGTCGGTGAGGCGCTGCGTGCGCGCGCCATTCCCGAACTCGCCGCCTATGATTGCGTCCGGCCCGAGGTCAGATACGCCGAAAAAAGCCGCGTCGACTTCCTTTTGACAGGCGAAGGCCTCCCCGACTGCTATCTCGAGGTCAAGAATGTCCATCTCGTGCGCGCCGCCGGGCTGGCCGAATTTCCCGATTCGGTAACCACCCGCGGCGCCCGCCATCTGGCCGATCTGGCGCGCATGGTTGACGAGGGCCATAGGGCGATAATGCTCTATCTCGTCCAGCGCGGTGACTGCACCCAATTCACCCTCGCCGCCGATATCGACGGCGCCTATGCCAGAGCATTCGGCGATGCGCGCGCGGCGGGGGTTGAGGCATTGTGCTACGCCACCGATATAACATCTCAAGCAATCACCCTCGGCACCCCCCTTCCCATACGGGAGTGA
- the map gene encoding type I methionyl aminopeptidase, whose product MTTYVEAAAKKKRMPGVIPLHGEEGFAGMRKAGALTAEVLDLIVPMVEPGVPTARLDRFVYEFARDNGATPATLNYRGYRYSTCTSINHVVCHGMPGDKPLRDGDIVNIDVTLIVDGWHGDSSRMYPVGEISRKAERLIEITYESLRLGIEAAIPGNTTGDIGAAIQRYAEGERASVVRDFVGHGLGRLFHDEPNIMHFGNPGTGVELKPGMIFTIEPMINLGRPQVKILNDGWTAVTRDRTLSAQCEHSIGVTETGNEVFTLSPRGLFNPLETRNNP is encoded by the coding sequence ATGACCACCTATGTCGAAGCGGCGGCCAAGAAAAAGCGTATGCCCGGCGTCATCCCGCTGCACGGCGAGGAAGGTTTTGCCGGCATGCGCAAGGCTGGCGCACTGACCGCCGAAGTGCTCGATCTTATCGTGCCCATGGTCGAACCGGGCGTCCCCACCGCCAGGCTCGACCGCTTCGTTTACGAATTTGCCCGCGACAACGGCGCCACCCCGGCAACGCTCAATTACCGCGGCTACCGCTATTCCACCTGCACCTCGATCAACCACGTCGTGTGCCACGGCATGCCGGGCGACAAACCGCTGCGCGACGGCGATATCGTCAATATCGACGTCACCCTGATCGTCGATGGCTGGCATGGCGATTCGAGCCGCATGTATCCGGTGGGCGAAATCTCCCGCAAGGCCGAGAGGCTGATCGAAATCACCTATGAAAGCCTCCGGCTGGGTATCGAGGCCGCCATACCGGGCAACACCACGGGCGATATCGGCGCGGCCATCCAGCGCTATGCCGAGGGTGAACGCGCCAGCGTCGTCCGCGATTTCGTCGGCCACGGCTTGGGCCGCCTGTTCCACGACGAGCCCAACATCATGCATTTCGGCAATCCCGGAACGGGGGTCGAACTCAAGCCCGGCATGATTTTCACGATCGAGCCAATGATCAATCTCGGCCGGCCGCAGGTCAAAATCCTCAATGACGGCTGGACCGCAGTCACCCGTGACCGGACGCTTTCGGCCCAGTGCGAGCATTCGATCGGCGTCACCGAAACCGGAAACGAGGTTTTCACCCTCTCGCCACGCGGATTGTTCAATCCCCTGGAGACCCGCAACAATCCATGA
- the radC gene encoding RadC family protein: MTSKTGASDTNGLAEAAPDYHGHRDRLRERFTKGGASALQDYELLELLLFRILPRRDTKPIAKAMLKRFGSFSEAIGAPPHLLEEIDGLGPTAITDLKVILAAAQRIGKDAVHDRPVLGSWAEVIDYCKASMSYETVEQFRILFLDKKNKLIADEVQQIGTVDHTPVYPREVIKRTLELSATALILVHNHPSGDPAPSSADIQMTRQIADIAKPLGITVHDHIIVGKSTHTSLRGMKLF; the protein is encoded by the coding sequence ATGACGTCGAAAACGGGGGCAAGCGACACGAATGGATTGGCGGAAGCGGCACCCGATTATCACGGGCACCGCGACCGGCTGCGCGAGCGCTTTACCAAAGGCGGCGCGTCGGCGCTACAGGACTACGAGCTTCTCGAACTCCTGCTGTTCCGCATCCTGCCCCGTCGCGACACCAAGCCCATCGCCAAGGCCATGCTCAAACGCTTCGGCAGCTTTTCCGAAGCCATCGGCGCACCGCCGCACCTGCTCGAGGAGATCGACGGTCTCGGTCCAACGGCGATCACCGATCTCAAGGTCATCCTCGCCGCCGCCCAGCGCATCGGCAAGGATGCCGTCCACGACCGTCCGGTTCTTGGTTCGTGGGCCGAGGTCATCGACTACTGCAAGGCCTCGATGTCCTACGAAACCGTCGAGCAGTTCCGCATCCTGTTTCTCGACAAGAAGAACAAGCTGATCGCCGACGAAGTGCAGCAGATCGGCACCGTGGATCACACGCCGGTCTATCCGCGCGAGGTCATAAAGCGCACGCTCGAACTCTCGGCCACCGCGCTGATCCTCGTCCACAATCACCCCTCCGGTGATCCTGCCCCCTCATCGGCCGACATCCAGATGACCCGCCAGATCGCCGATATCGCCAAGCCGCTCGGCATCACGGTGCACGACCATATCATCGTGGGCAAATCCACCCACACCTCGCTGCGCGGCATGAAGCTGTTTTAA